A segment of the Amycolatopsis thermophila genome:
CCTTGATCACCCGCTGCACGTCCTTGCCCAGGCGCGGACCGGCGGCGCGGGCGTTGACCGCGACCTCGAACCGGCCGTGCGCGGCGACGTCGGTGCTCAGCTCGACCGCCTTGACGTTGACCTCGTCGGCGATGATGTCGGTGAAGTCCGCCAGCCGCTCCGCGTCGTCGGCCGCGATGAGCAGCTTCGCCAGCGGCAGCCGCACGCGCAGCTTGTTCGCCTTGCGCAGCGACAGCGCCGACGAGCACACCTGGCGCACCCGGTCCATCGCCGTCACCAGCGCCGCGTCCGCGGGCAGCTCGTCGACCAGCGGCCAGTCCTGCAGGTGCACCGAGCGGCCGCCGGTGAGCCCGCGCCACACCGCCTCGGTGGTCAGCGGCAGCAGCGGCGCCATCGTGCGCGACACGACCTCCAGCACGGTGTGCAGGGTGTCGATCGCGTCGCGCTCACCGGCCCAGAACCGCTCGCGCGAGCGGCGCACGTACCAGTTGGTGAGCACCTCGAGGAAGTCCCGCACCGAGGCGCACGCGCCCGCGACGTCGCAGGTGTCCAAAGCGGACCCGACGTCGGTGACGAGCTCGCCCGTCTTGGCCAGGATGTAGCGGTCCAGGACGTGCCGGGAGTCCGTGCGCCAGGTGCCTTCCACCCCCTCGGCGTTGGCGTACAGCGCGAGGAAGTAGTAGGAGTTCCACAGCGGCAGCACGGCCTGGCGCACCGCGTCGCGGATGCCCTTCTCGGTGACGATCAGGTTGCCGCCGCGCAGGATCGGGCTGGCCATCAGGTACCAGCGCATCGCGTCGGAGCCGTCCCGGTCGAACACCTCGTTGACGTCCGGGTAGTTGCGCAGCGACTTCGACATCTTCTGGCCGTCGGAGCCGAGGACGATGCCGTGCGAGACGCAGGTGCGGAACGACGGCCGGTCGAACAGCGCGGTCGCCAGCACGTGCAGGGTGTAGAACCAGCCGCGCGTCTGCCCGATGTACTCGACGATGAAGTCGCCCGGGTAGTGGTGCTCGAACCACTCGGCGTTCTCGAACGGGTAGTGCACCTGGGCGTAGGGCATCGACCCGGAGTCGAACCACACGTCGAGCACCTCGGGCACCCTGCGCATGGTGGACCGCCCGGTCGGGTCGTCCGGGTTGGGCCGGGTCAGCTGGTCGATGTGGGGGCGGTGCAGGTCGTCCGGCCGCACACCGAAGTCGCGCTCCAGCTCGTCCAGCGAGCCGTACACGTCCACCCGCGGGTACTGCGGGTCGTCCGACATCCACACCGGGATCGGCGTGCCCCAGTAGCGGTTGCGCGAGATCGACCAGTCGCGGGCGTTCTCCAGCCACTTGCCGAACTGGCCGTCCTTGACGTGCTCGGGGTACCAGGTGATCTGCTGGTTCAGCTCGACCATCCGGTCCTTGAACGCGGTGACCTTGACGAACCACGACGACACCGCGCGGTAGATGAGCGGGTTCCGGCAGCGCCAGCAGTGCGGGTAGGAGTGCTCGTAGGTCTCGTGGCGCAGCAGGACCGGGCCCTGCTGCGCGACCGGCCCGGTGCCGTGCTTGAGGTCGCGGATGATGTCCGGGTTGGCCTCGAACACCTGCTGGCCCTGGTAGTCCGGCACGGTCGCGTCGAAGCGGCCGCGCGCGTCGACCGGGGTCACCGGCACGATGCCGGCCGCGTCACCGGCGGCCTTGTCGTCCTCGCCGTAGGCGGGTGCCATGTGGACGATCCCGGTGCCGTCGTCGGTGGTGACGAAGTCGGCGAGCAGCACCTGGTGGGAGTTCTCGGCACCCACGAAGTAGGGGAACGGCGGCGCGTACTTCACGCCCGCGAGGTCCGCGCCCCGGTAGCGGGCGACGACGGCGGGCTCCTCGCCCAGCTCCCTGGCGTAGGCGGACACGCGCGGCTCGGCGAGCAGGAACCGCTTGCCGTCCGCTTCGACGACCACGTAGTCCACGTCCGGGTGCACCGCGACCGCCTGGTTGGACGGCAGGGTCCACGGCGTGGTGGTCCAGATCAGCAGATACGCACCGTCCAGATCGGACCCGTTGCCCTCGGCGCGGAACCCGACGGTGAGCGCCGGGTCCTGCCTGCTGGCGTAGACGTCCTCGTCCATCCGCAGCTCGTGGTTGGACAGCGGCGTCTCGTCGCGCCAGCAGTAGGGCAGCACGCGGTAGCCCTCGTAGACCAGGCCCTTGTCCCACAGCTGCTTGAACGCCCAGATCACCGACTCCATGTAGGTGACGTCGAGCGTCTTGTAGTCGTGGTCGAAGTCGACCCAGCGGGCCTGGCGGGTGACGTACTCGCGCCATTCACCGGTGTAGCGCAGCACCGACCTGCGGCACGCCTCGTTGAACGCGGCGATGCCCATCTCGTCGATCTGGGACTTGTCGGTGATCCCCAGCTGCCGCTCGGCCTCCAGCTCGGCGGGCAGCCCGTGGGTGTCCCAGCCGAAGCGGCGCTCGACGCGGCGGCCACGCATGGTCTGGTAGCGCGGCACGATGTCCTTGACGTACCCGGTCAGCAGGTGGCCGTAGTGCGGCAGGCCGTTGGCGAACGGCGGGCCGTCGTAGAAGACGTACTCGTTGCTGCCGTTCGCTCCCGGCTCGCGCGCGTCGATGGTGGCCCGGAACGTCCGGTCGGACTCCCAGTAGGCCAGCACGCTGGTCTCCAGCGCCGGGAAGGACGGCTGGGACGGGACCTGGCCGGCCGGCCCGTCGCCGAGCTGAACCTTCGGGTACATCGGTGCGCTCCTCGCGGTGCTCGTCACTGCTCGTGGTGGATCGGTGCGATCCAGCACGGGGACGAAAAAGCGCCGTCCGGGCGCGCTTCCGCGGTACCACCCCGTTTGCCCGCTCCGCGGAGCGGGCCACTTCGTTGACGGCTGTGACGGGCCGTACCCGTCCGGTTCTACTGGGGGCCGCGACGGCCCTGTTCTTCCGGAGGCTCCCCGGTGATGGCCGGATCGACGCCGTGTCCTTCCAGGTTAGCGGCCTCCCGCAACCGCGTTCCCGGAGGGTCGGCGCACGGCGACAGCGGTCAGCACGGCCGCGGCCCCGTACAGCGCGGCACCGAGGACACCGGCCGTGTGCAGCCCGTGCACGAACGACGCGGGCTGCGCCGGGCTGCCCGCGAGGGCACCGAAGGTCGCGATCCCGAGCGCGCCGCACGCCTGCCGCGCCGTGTTGTTCACGCCGCTGGCCACACCCGCCTGCCCGGCCGGCACCCCGCCGACCGCCGCGGCCACGACCGCCGCCGTCAGCAGGCCCAGCCCCACGCCGAGGAAGAAGAACGCGATCAGGAACGTGCCGAGGCCGCTGACCGGGGTGACCCGGAGCAGGCCGAGCAGGCCGGCCGCGCCGGTGACCAGGCCGGCGATCATGACCGGGCGCGGCCCGAAGCGCGCGGTGAGCCGCCCCGTGACCGGGGCCAGCAGCGACAACGGCAGGAACCCCGGCAGCATCGCCAGCCCGGCCGTCAGCGGGCCGGCGTGGTGGACGCCCTGCAGGTAGAGGGTGGCGAGCAGGATCGTGCCGAGGCCGACGAAGTTCATCGCGCCGGCGACGACGTTGGCCGCGGCGAAGGTGCGGGACCGCAACAGGGTCAGCGGCAGCATCGGCGCCGGGCTGGTGCGTTCGGCGGCCACGAACGCCACGGCGGCGATCACACCGAGGACGGCGGCCGGGATGTTCGACTGGATGACGGCGTAGACCAGCGACGCCAGTGCGATCGCGCCCGTCACGGTGCCGCGGACGTCGATCCGCCTGCCGCCGGGCGGATCCGCCGGCACCAGCAGGGTGCCGGCGGCGGCGAGCGCGGTCAGCGGCACGTTGATCCAGAACAGCGATCGCCACCCCACCGCGGTCACCAGCAGACCGCCCAGCAGCGGGCCGGCCGCCAGTGCCAGCGCGGAGACCCCGGCCCAGATGCCGAGCGCGCGGGCCTGCTCGCGGCGGCCGGGGAAGGTGCGGGTGATCACCGCCAGGGTGCCGGGCAGCAGCAGGGCGGCGCCGATCCCCTGCGCCACGCGGAAAACGACGAGGACGGTGGTGCCCGGCGCCAGCGCGCACCCGGCGGAGGCCAGGCCGAAGACGCCCAGCCCGGCGAGCACGACCCGCCGGTGGCCGATCGCGTCACCGAGCGCCCCGCCGGACAGCAGCAGGGCGGCGAGCACGACCGTGTAGCCGTCGACGATCCACTGCAGCGCGGGGACGCCGGCCTGGAAGCGGGCACCGATGGTCGGCAGCGCCACGTTGACCACGGTGACGTCGAGCTGGACCAGGAACATGCCGGCGCACTGGGTGAGCAGGACGGTGCTGCGGTTGTCGGGCATGGGGACACCGAACCGCGGAATCGGTTCCACGTGGGTGGAAGTGTCGGGCGCAGCGGGTCGCCGCGTCGCGCGGATTCCGGACGCTTCGGCCGCGGTGGAAGTGTCCCGGGGGCATGCTGGGGGGCATGACCGGTGGGGATGTCGACATCGCGCGCACCGCGGCGCTCTTCGCGGATCCGGCGCGGGTGCGGGTGCTGACGGCGCTCGGCGACGGGCGGGCGCTGGCGGCGTCGGTGCTCGCGGCGGAGGCCGGGCTGTCGGCGCAGGGCGTCAGCGCGCACCTGGCCAAGCTGCGGGAGGCGGGCCTGGTCGAGGCGGAACGGTCCGGGCGGCACCGGTTCTACCGGCTCGCCGGTGGCGCGGCGGAGATCCTCGAGACGCTGGCGCGGTTCTCGCCCGCGCAGCCGGTGACGTCGCTGCGGGCGGGAACGCGGGCGCAGGCACTGCGCTTCGCCCGGACCTGTTACGACCACCTGGCGGGACGGCTCGGCGTCGAGGTCACCGCGGCGCTCGTGGAGCGCGGGGCGCTGGTCACCACGGACGGCGTGCCCGGCACCGGGCGGCGGCCGGGTGACCAGCTGTCCAAACCGATGGCCGAGCACCCGTACGCGGTGGGCCCGGCCGCGCCGGAGGTGCTGGGGGCCCTCGGGCTGTCCGTGGACGCGGTCGACGCGGGCCGCGGGCGGCGGCCGATGCTGAAGTTCTGCCTGGACTGGTCCGAACAACGGCACCACCTGGCCGGCGCCCTCGGCGCGGCGCTCGCCGCACGGTTCCTCGACCAGGGGTGGCTCACGCGCCGCCGCCCCGGACACCGGGCGCTCCGCCTGACCGACCACGGCGCCGACGCCCTGGCCGACCTGCTCGGGGTGCGGCTCGCCGCCTGACGCCGGTCGCCCCACCGGAAGGCGCGGGCAGCCGCGCGGGAGTCCGGCGCGCCTCGCCGCCCGAGACCGGTCACCGTCCGCGGCGAGGCGCGAGGGCTCAGGCCTTGGACTTCTTCTTCGCGCGGTGAGCCTGCGCCAGGTGCGCGTCCGGCGTGCACCGCGCGCACGGCGTGAACCCGAGGTCGCGCGCTTCACTGACCGAGATCGGGATCACGTCCCGGTCGGCGAGCCAGCCGCAGTCCGTCAGGTGGTATCGCGGGTGCTCGTCGACGACCACGACCTCCACGTCGAGTTCGTCGACGATCTTCGCGTCGGCCTCGTCGGTGCGTTCCTCGCCCGGTTCGCCCTCCTCGGCCGTACCGACGAGCTCACCGGCCGCCGGGATGAGCGCGGTCTGGTCCGCCGGCTCCCCCGCCTCGGCGACCGCGGTCGCCTGCTCGGCGGGCTCGTCCGCCGTCTCCGCCGTCACCGGCTCGTCGGCCACATCATCATCGCCGGCCGACGTCGCCGCTTCGGCCGAGGGTTCGTCCTCGGGCTCCGCGACAGCCGCCTGCCGGCGACGGCCGACCCGGCGCCGCACCCAGTCGACGACCAGCAGCAGCCCGGCGACCACCGACAGTCCGATCGAGATCCACGCCCACAGCGAGCTCGCCGTGATCAGGGCCGTGATCAGCAACCCCAGGGCGGCCAGAACCAGGACCAGAACGATGAAGAGCACGGTGAATTACAACACGGACCACGCCCGGAACGGTTCCGACCCTCCCACGCGGAGCGCCGGAACCGTCACCGGGAAACTCAGCCCGCCTCGGCCCGCGGACCGAACGAGTAGCCCTGCCCGCTGCCGGACCCGGAGGTCGCCTGGCCCGAGTTCGACGACGCCGACGCCGGAGCCGCCGACCCGCGGTCGTCCAGCTCGCGCAGCTGCGATTCCAGGAACCCGCGCAGACGCGTCCGGTACTCGCGCTCGATGGTCCGCAGTTCCTCGATCTTCTTGCCCAGCGCGGTCTTCTCGCTGTTCAGCGTGTTCATCGTCTCGGTGTACTTGCGCTGCGCCTCGCGCTCCATGGTCGTCGCCTTGTCGCGCGCCTGACGCTCGAGCGTCTCGGTGCGGGTGCGGGCGTCGTTGAGCATGTTCTCCGCGCGGGTGCGCGCCTCGTTGACCATCGAGTCGGCCTTGGTGCGGGCGTCGGAGAGCACCTGCTCGGACTTGGCGCGGGCCTCGGCCAGCATGCCGTCGGACTCGGTCTTGGCCTCCGCCGTCAGCCGGTCGGCCATCTCCTGCGCCAGGCCGAGGACCTTCGCCGCCTGCACGTTCGGCTCGCCGCCGTCCGACATCGGGTGGGCCTGGGTCTGCTCGGCAGCCGAGGGCGGCGGCACAGGCGCCAGGCGGCGCTCCTGCGGGCCGGCCCCGGCACGGGCGGCCTCGAGGTCGGCGCGGGTGCCCTCCAGCTCGGCGTCGAGTTGCTCGACCTGCTGGCGCAGCTCGTTGTTGTCCTCGATGAGCCGCGCGAGCTCGGTCTCCACCAGGTCGAGGAACGCGTCCACCTCGTCCTCGT
Coding sequences within it:
- the ileS gene encoding isoleucine--tRNA ligase, translated to MYPKVQLGDGPAGQVPSQPSFPALETSVLAYWESDRTFRATIDAREPGANGSNEYVFYDGPPFANGLPHYGHLLTGYVKDIVPRYQTMRGRRVERRFGWDTHGLPAELEAERQLGITDKSQIDEMGIAAFNEACRRSVLRYTGEWREYVTRQARWVDFDHDYKTLDVTYMESVIWAFKQLWDKGLVYEGYRVLPYCWRDETPLSNHELRMDEDVYASRQDPALTVGFRAEGNGSDLDGAYLLIWTTTPWTLPSNQAVAVHPDVDYVVVEADGKRFLLAEPRVSAYARELGEEPAVVARYRGADLAGVKYAPPFPYFVGAENSHQVLLADFVTTDDGTGIVHMAPAYGEDDKAAGDAAGIVPVTPVDARGRFDATVPDYQGQQVFEANPDIIRDLKHGTGPVAQQGPVLLRHETYEHSYPHCWRCRNPLIYRAVSSWFVKVTAFKDRMVELNQQITWYPEHVKDGQFGKWLENARDWSISRNRYWGTPIPVWMSDDPQYPRVDVYGSLDELERDFGVRPDDLHRPHIDQLTRPNPDDPTGRSTMRRVPEVLDVWFDSGSMPYAQVHYPFENAEWFEHHYPGDFIVEYIGQTRGWFYTLHVLATALFDRPSFRTCVSHGIVLGSDGQKMSKSLRNYPDVNEVFDRDGSDAMRWYLMASPILRGGNLIVTEKGIRDAVRQAVLPLWNSYYFLALYANAEGVEGTWRTDSRHVLDRYILAKTGELVTDVGSALDTCDVAGACASVRDFLEVLTNWYVRRSRERFWAGERDAIDTLHTVLEVVSRTMAPLLPLTTEAVWRGLTGGRSVHLQDWPLVDELPADAALVTAMDRVRQVCSSALSLRKANKLRVRLPLAKLLIAADDAERLADFTDIIADEVNVKAVELSTDVAAHGRFEVAVNARAAGPRLGKDVQRVIKAVKAGDWTTTPEGAVVAAGIELAEGEYERRLVAKDEGATAELPGGSGLVRLDTDVTPELAAEGVARDLVRVVQQARRDAGLDVADRIALTVDAPEDVVAAATLHQEFLAGETLANEVSFGHVDGGFAGAVGDGDKVTVAVTKAP
- a CDS encoding MFS transporter; translated protein: MPDNRSTVLLTQCAGMFLVQLDVTVVNVALPTIGARFQAGVPALQWIVDGYTVVLAALLLSGGALGDAIGHRRVVLAGLGVFGLASAGCALAPGTTVLVVFRVAQGIGAALLLPGTLAVITRTFPGRREQARALGIWAGVSALALAAGPLLGGLLVTAVGWRSLFWINVPLTALAAAGTLLVPADPPGGRRIDVRGTVTGAIALASLVYAVIQSNIPAAVLGVIAAVAFVAAERTSPAPMLPLTLLRSRTFAAANVVAGAMNFVGLGTILLATLYLQGVHHAGPLTAGLAMLPGFLPLSLLAPVTGRLTARFGPRPVMIAGLVTGAAGLLGLLRVTPVSGLGTFLIAFFFLGVGLGLLTAAVVAAAVGGVPAGQAGVASGVNNTARQACGALGIATFGALAGSPAQPASFVHGLHTAGVLGAALYGAAAVLTAVAVRRPSGNAVAGGR
- a CDS encoding ArsR/SmtB family transcription factor, yielding MTGGDVDIARTAALFADPARVRVLTALGDGRALAASVLAAEAGLSAQGVSAHLAKLREAGLVEAERSGRHRFYRLAGGAAEILETLARFSPAQPVTSLRAGTRAQALRFARTCYDHLAGRLGVEVTAALVERGALVTTDGVPGTGRRPGDQLSKPMAEHPYAVGPAAPEVLGALGLSVDAVDAGRGRRPMLKFCLDWSEQRHHLAGALGAALAARFLDQGWLTRRRPGHRALRLTDHGADALADLLGVRLAA
- the wag31 gene encoding DivIVA-like cell division protein Wag31, encoding MSLTPADVHNVAFSKPPIGKRGYNEDEVDAFLDLVETELARLIEDNNELRQQVEQLDAELEGTRADLEAARAGAGPQERRLAPVPPPSAAEQTQAHPMSDGGEPNVQAAKVLGLAQEMADRLTAEAKTESDGMLAEARAKSEQVLSDARTKADSMVNEARTRAENMLNDARTRTETLERQARDKATTMEREAQRKYTETMNTLNSEKTALGKKIEELRTIEREYRTRLRGFLESQLRELDDRGSAAPASASSNSGQATSGSGSGQGYSFGPRAEAG